From one Pseudomonas sp. S35 genomic stretch:
- a CDS encoding proline/glycine betaine ABC transporter permease, which produces MFPESFTFSIADWVNGWVDSLVTNYGDVFRQISDTLLWAIVNLEGLLRAAPWWLMLAIVGGVAWHATRKVVTTAVIVGLLFLVGAVGLWDKLMQTLALMMVATVISVLIGIPLGILSARSNRLRSVLMPLLDIMQTMPSFVYLIPVLMLFGLGKVPAIFATVIYAAPPLIRLTDLGIRQVDGEVMEAINAFGANRWQQLFGVQLPLALPSIMAGINQTTMMALSMVVIASMIGARGLGEDVLVGIQTLNVGRGLEAGLAIVILAVVIDRITQAYGRPRHEASK; this is translated from the coding sequence ATGTTTCCTGAGAGTTTTACGTTTTCCATTGCCGACTGGGTCAACGGTTGGGTGGATTCACTGGTCACCAACTACGGCGACGTGTTCCGGCAGATCTCCGACACCCTGCTATGGGCCATCGTCAACCTGGAAGGCCTGCTGCGCGCCGCGCCCTGGTGGCTGATGCTGGCCATCGTCGGCGGCGTTGCCTGGCACGCCACGCGCAAGGTGGTGACCACCGCCGTGATTGTCGGCTTGCTGTTCCTGGTGGGCGCGGTCGGCCTGTGGGACAAGCTGATGCAGACCCTGGCCTTGATGATGGTCGCCACCGTCATTTCGGTGCTGATCGGCATCCCGCTGGGCATCCTTTCGGCACGCAGCAATCGCCTGCGTTCGGTGCTGATGCCGCTGCTCGACATCATGCAAACCATGCCCAGCTTCGTGTACCTGATCCCGGTGCTGATGCTGTTCGGCCTGGGCAAGGTGCCGGCGATTTTCGCCACGGTGATCTACGCCGCGCCGCCGCTGATTCGCCTGACAGACCTGGGGATCCGCCAGGTCGACGGCGAGGTCATGGAAGCCATCAACGCCTTCGGTGCCAACCGCTGGCAGCAGTTGTTCGGCGTGCAATTGCCGCTGGCGCTGCCGAGCATCATGGCCGGCATCAACCAGACCACCATGATGGCGTTGTCGATGGTGGTGATCGCCTCGATGATCGGTGCCCGTGGCTTGGGCGAAGACGTACTGGTCGGCATCCAGACCCTCAACGTAGGCCGTGGCCTTGAAGCGGGGCTGGCGATCGTGATTCTTGCAGTGGTCATCGACCGCATTACCCAGGCCTATGGCCGTCCACGGCATGAGGCGAGCAAATGA
- a CDS encoding glycine betaine/L-proline ABC transporter ATP-binding protein — MTTVSKIEVKNVFKIFGARSKEALAMVGQGKTKDQVLAETGCVVGVNDLSLSIGTGEIFVIMGLSGSGKSTLVRHFNRLIDPTSGAILVDGEDILQLDMDALRQFRRHKISMVFQSFGLLPHKSVLDNVAYGLKVRGETKQVCAERALHWIETVGLKGYENKYPHQLSGGMRQRVGLARALAADTDIILMDEAFSALDPLIRAEMQDQLLELQKTLHKTIVFITHDLDEAVRIGNRIAILKDGKLIQVGTPREILHSPADEYVDRFVQRRAAVV; from the coding sequence ATGACCACTGTCAGCAAAATCGAAGTCAAAAACGTCTTCAAGATCTTTGGCGCGCGTTCCAAGGAGGCGCTGGCGATGGTTGGCCAAGGCAAGACCAAGGACCAGGTGCTGGCCGAGACCGGTTGCGTGGTGGGCGTGAACGACTTGTCGCTGAGCATCGGCACCGGTGAGATCTTCGTGATCATGGGCCTGTCGGGTTCCGGTAAATCCACCCTGGTGCGCCACTTCAACCGCCTGATCGACCCCACCAGCGGCGCGATCCTGGTGGACGGCGAAGACATCCTGCAACTGGACATGGACGCCCTGCGTCAATTCCGTCGGCACAAGATCAGCATGGTGTTCCAGAGCTTCGGCCTGCTGCCCCACAAAAGCGTGCTCGACAACGTCGCCTACGGCCTCAAGGTGCGTGGCGAAACCAAGCAGGTGTGCGCCGAACGTGCGTTGCACTGGATCGAAACCGTGGGCCTGAAGGGCTACGAAAACAAATACCCGCACCAACTTTCCGGCGGCATGCGCCAGCGCGTCGGCCTGGCCCGTGCATTGGCCGCCGACACCGACATCATCCTGATGGACGAAGCCTTCAGCGCCCTCGACCCGCTGATCCGCGCCGAGATGCAGGACCAGTTGCTGGAGCTGCAAAAGACCCTGCACAAAACCATCGTGTTCATCACCCACGACCTCGACGAGGCGGTGCGCATCGGCAACCGGATTGCGATTCTCAAGGACGGCAAGCTGATCCAGGTGGGCACGCCTCGCGAGATCCTGCATTCGCCGGCGGATGAGTATGTGGACAGGTTTGTTCAGCGGCGGGCGGCGGTGGTTTGA
- a CDS encoding ABC transporter substrate-binding protein, translating to MKMHKTLLTTLFSAGLLASAGAQAAGWCESGKPVKFAGLNWESGMLLTDILQTVLEKGYDCKTDSLPGNSITMENALSSNDIQVFAEEWVGRSEVWNKAEKAGKVVGVGAPVVGAIEGWYVPRYVIEGDAKRKLQAKAPDLKNIADLAKYASVFKDQEEPSKGRFYNCPAGWTCELDNSEMLKSYGLESTYTNFRPGTGPALDAAVLSSYKRGEPILFYYWSPTPLMGQVDLVKLEEKPGVDKSVSIKVGLSKAFHEQAPELVAVLEKVNLPIDLLNQNLGRMAKERIESPKLAKIFLKEHPEVWHAWVSEDAAKKIDAAL from the coding sequence ATGAAAATGCATAAGACCCTGCTGACCACGTTGTTCTCTGCAGGCTTGCTGGCCAGCGCTGGCGCCCAGGCGGCCGGTTGGTGCGAGTCGGGTAAGCCGGTGAAATTCGCAGGCCTGAACTGGGAAAGCGGCATGTTGCTTACCGACATCCTGCAAACCGTGCTGGAAAAAGGCTACGACTGCAAAACCGACAGCCTGCCAGGCAACTCCATCACCATGGAAAACGCCCTGAGCAGCAACGACATCCAGGTCTTCGCCGAAGAGTGGGTGGGCCGCAGTGAAGTCTGGAACAAGGCCGAGAAGGCCGGCAAGGTGGTCGGCGTCGGTGCCCCGGTGGTGGGCGCTATCGAAGGCTGGTACGTGCCGCGCTACGTGATCGAAGGCGACGCCAAGCGCAAGCTGCAAGCCAAGGCGCCGGACCTGAAAAACATCGCCGACCTGGCCAAGTACGCCTCGGTGTTCAAGGACCAGGAAGAGCCGTCCAAGGGCCGTTTCTACAACTGCCCGGCCGGCTGGACCTGTGAGCTGGACAACAGCGAGATGCTCAAAAGCTACGGCCTGGAAAGCACCTACACCAACTTCCGCCCAGGCACCGGCCCGGCGCTGGATGCGGCGGTGCTGTCGAGCTACAAGCGTGGCGAGCCGATCCTGTTCTACTACTGGTCGCCGACGCCGCTGATGGGCCAGGTCGATCTGGTGAAACTCGAAGAAAAACCCGGCGTGGACAAGAGCGTGAGCATCAAGGTCGGCCTGTCCAAGGCCTTCCACGAACAGGCCCCGGAACTGGTGGCTGTGCTGGAAAAGGTCAACCTGCCTATCGACCTGCTGAACCAGAACCTGGGGCGCATGGCCAAGGAGCGTATTGAGTCGCCGAAGCTGGCGAAGATCTTCCTCAAGGAACACCCTGAAGTCTGGCACGCCTGGGTCAGTGAAGACGCAGCCAAGAAAATCGACGCGGCCTTGTAG
- a CDS encoding amino acid permease, whose protein sequence is MHQQEKGLKRGLSARHIRFMALGSAIGTGLFYGSASAIQMAGPAVLLAYLIGGAAVFMVMRALGEMAVHNPVSGSFGQYASTYLGPMAGFILGWTYAFEMIIVCLADVTAFGIYMGFWFPEVARWVWVLGIVFLIGGLNLCNVKVFGEMEFWLSLLKVGAIVAMILGGFGIMLFGIHSAGETQASGLSNLWAHGGFMPNGIGGLIASFAVVMFAFGGIEIIGITAGEAKDPQRVIPKAINAVPLRILLFYVLTLFVLMAIYPWPQIGSQGSPFVQIFSNLGIGSAATILNIVVISAAVSAINSDIFGAGRMMYGLAQQGQAPKGFAQLSKQGVPWMTVVVMGAALLGGVLLNYLIPENVFLVIASIATFATVWVWLMILFTQVAMRRSMTKEQVAELKFPVPFWPYAPAAAIVFMLFVFGVLGYFPDTQAALLVGAVWIVLLVVAYLLWVKPAAGQAATVHYDPAVSHR, encoded by the coding sequence ATGCACCAGCAAGAAAAGGGTTTGAAACGCGGCCTCAGCGCCCGACATATTCGCTTCATGGCACTGGGGTCGGCCATCGGCACCGGGCTGTTCTATGGCTCCGCCTCGGCCATCCAGATGGCCGGCCCCGCCGTGCTGCTGGCCTACCTGATCGGCGGCGCCGCGGTATTCATGGTGATGCGCGCCCTCGGTGAAATGGCCGTGCACAACCCGGTGTCCGGCTCCTTCGGCCAGTACGCCAGCACCTACCTGGGCCCGATGGCCGGGTTTATCCTCGGCTGGACCTACGCGTTTGAAATGATCATCGTCTGCCTCGCCGACGTCACGGCGTTCGGCATCTACATGGGCTTCTGGTTTCCCGAGGTCGCGCGCTGGGTGTGGGTGCTCGGCATCGTGTTCCTGATCGGCGGCCTGAACCTGTGCAACGTCAAAGTGTTTGGCGAGATGGAGTTCTGGCTGTCGCTGCTCAAGGTCGGCGCCATCGTGGCGATGATCCTCGGCGGTTTCGGCATCATGCTGTTCGGCATCCATTCGGCAGGCGAGACCCAGGCCAGCGGCCTGAGCAACCTGTGGGCCCACGGCGGCTTCATGCCCAATGGCATCGGTGGCCTGATTGCCTCGTTCGCGGTGGTGATGTTCGCCTTCGGCGGTATCGAAATCATCGGCATCACCGCCGGTGAAGCCAAGGACCCGCAACGCGTGATCCCCAAGGCGATCAACGCGGTACCGTTGCGCATCCTGTTGTTCTACGTGCTGACCCTGTTTGTGCTGATGGCCATCTACCCGTGGCCGCAGATCGGCAGCCAGGGCAGCCCGTTCGTGCAGATCTTCAGCAACCTGGGCATCGGCTCGGCGGCGACCATCCTCAACATCGTGGTGATCTCGGCGGCAGTCTCGGCGATCAACAGTGACATCTTCGGCGCGGGGCGCATGATGTATGGCCTGGCCCAGCAAGGGCAGGCGCCCAAAGGCTTTGCCCAGTTGTCCAAACAGGGCGTGCCGTGGATGACCGTGGTGGTGATGGGCGCAGCGCTGCTCGGCGGCGTGCTGCTCAACTACCTGATCCCGGAGAACGTATTCCTGGTGATTGCCTCGATTGCCACCTTCGCCACGGTGTGGGTATGGCTGATGATTCTGTTCACCCAGGTCGCCATGCGTCGCTCGATGACCAAGGAACAGGTCGCCGAGCTGAAATTCCCGGTACCGTTCTGGCCCTATGCGCCGGCGGCGGCCATCGTATTCATGCTGTTTGTATTTGGTGTGCTGGGTTACTTCCCGGACACCCAGGCGGCCTTGCTGGTCGGCGCCGTGTGGATTGTGCTGTTGGTGGTTGCGTACCTGCTGTGGGTCAAACCCGCCGCCGGGCAAGCGGCCACCGTCCATTACGACCCGGCTGTGTCTCATCGATAA
- the hutG gene encoding N-formylglutamate deformylase, translating into MDKVLNFKQGRTPLLISMPHAGLRLTPAVEAGLIPEAQSLPDTDWHIPTLYDFAEELGASTLSAEYSRFVIDLNRPCDDKPLYAGATTGLYPATLFDGVPLFREGLAPSEAERASYLQKIWGPYHRALQEELARLKAEFGYALLFDAHSIRSLIPHLFDGKLPDFNLGTFNGAACDPELASQLEAICAGHPQYSHVLNGRFKGGHITRHYGDPAQDIHAVQLELCQSTYMEEVEPFRYRADLAEPTQVVLKQLLEGFLAWGRGRY; encoded by the coding sequence GTGGATAAGGTTCTGAACTTCAAACAAGGCCGCACGCCGCTGCTGATCAGCATGCCCCACGCCGGCCTGCGCCTGACGCCTGCGGTCGAGGCCGGGTTGATCCCCGAGGCGCAAAGCCTGCCGGACACCGATTGGCATATCCCCACGCTGTATGACTTTGCCGAGGAGCTGGGCGCCAGCACCCTCTCGGCGGAGTACTCGCGGTTCGTCATCGACCTGAACCGGCCCTGCGACGACAAACCGCTGTACGCCGGCGCCACCACCGGCTTGTACCCGGCGACATTGTTCGATGGCGTGCCGTTGTTCCGTGAAGGCCTGGCGCCGAGCGAGGCAGAGCGCGCCAGCTACCTGCAAAAGATTTGGGGTCCGTATCACCGGGCGCTGCAAGAGGAACTGGCACGGCTCAAGGCCGAGTTCGGCTACGCGCTGCTGTTCGATGCGCACTCGATCCGCTCGCTGATCCCACACCTGTTCGACGGCAAACTTCCCGACTTCAACCTCGGTACCTTCAACGGCGCCGCCTGCGACCCCGAACTGGCCAGCCAGCTGGAAGCCATCTGCGCCGGGCACCCGCAGTACAGCCATGTGCTGAACGGGCGATTCAAGGGCGGGCATATCACCCGCCATTACGGCGACCCGGCGCAGGATATTCATGCGGTGCAGTTGGAGTTGTGCCAGAGCACCTATATGGAAGAGGTCGAGCCATTCCGCTATCGCGCGGATCTGGCCGAGCCGACGCAGGTGGTGTTGAAGCAATTGCTGGAAGGTTTTTTGGCTTGGGGGCGTGGGCGCTATTGA
- the hutH gene encoding histidine ammonia-lyase gives MTALNLNPGQLSLAQLRAIYQQPVTLSLDDSASAQIEASVACVEQILAENRTAYGINTGFGLLASTRIASEDLENLQRSLVLSHAAGVGEPISDALVRLVMVLKVNSLSRGFSGIRRQVIDALIALINAEVYPHIPLKGSVGASGDLAPLAHMSLVLLGEGKARYKGEWLEATDALKIAGLTPLTLAAKEGLALLNGTQVSTAYALRGLFEGEDLFAGALACGGLTVEAVLGSRSPFDARIHAARGQRGQIDSAAAYRDLLGDSSQVSQSHQNCDKVQDPYSLRCQPQVMGACLTQFRQAAEVLVVEANAVSDNPLVFAAEGDVISGGNFHAEPVAMAADNMALAIAEIGSLSERRISLMMDKHMSQLPPFLVGNGGVNSGFMIAQVTAAALASENKALAHPHSVDSIPTSANQEDHVSMAPAAGKRLWEMAENTRGILAVEWLAACQGLDLREGLKTSPKLEQARSILRGKVAFYDKDRFFAPDILAASELLASRCLNELVPAKLLPSL, from the coding sequence GTGACTGCGCTAAACCTGAATCCAGGCCAACTGAGCCTTGCCCAACTGCGGGCCATCTACCAGCAGCCAGTGACCCTCAGTCTGGATGACAGTGCCTCGGCCCAGATCGAAGCCAGTGTGGCCTGCGTGGAGCAGATTCTCGCCGAGAACCGCACCGCCTATGGCATCAACACCGGTTTCGGCTTGCTGGCCTCGACCCGCATCGCCAGCGAAGACCTGGAAAACCTCCAGCGTTCCCTGGTGCTGTCCCACGCCGCCGGCGTCGGTGAGCCGATCAGCGATGCGCTGGTGCGGCTGGTCATGGTGCTCAAGGTCAACAGCCTGAGCCGCGGCTTCTCCGGGATTCGTCGCCAGGTGATCGACGCGCTGATCGCGCTGATCAATGCCGAGGTTTACCCGCATATTCCGTTGAAAGGCTCGGTGGGTGCCTCCGGTGACTTGGCGCCGCTGGCGCACATGTCCTTGGTGCTGCTGGGCGAAGGCAAAGCGCGTTACAAAGGCGAATGGCTGGAAGCGACCGACGCGCTGAAAATCGCCGGCCTCACGCCACTGACCCTCGCCGCCAAAGAAGGCCTGGCCTTGCTCAACGGCACCCAGGTGTCCACCGCCTATGCCTTGCGCGGCCTGTTTGAAGGCGAAGATTTGTTCGCCGGCGCTTTGGCCTGCGGCGGCCTCACCGTGGAAGCGGTGCTGGGTTCGCGCTCGCCGTTCGACGCCCGCATTCACGCCGCACGCGGTCAGCGTGGGCAGATCGATTCGGCTGCCGCTTACCGCGACCTGCTCGGCGACAGCAGCCAGGTCTCCCAGTCGCACCAGAACTGCGACAAGGTGCAAGACCCGTATTCCCTTCGCTGCCAGCCACAAGTCATGGGCGCGTGCCTGACCCAGTTCCGCCAGGCCGCTGAAGTGCTGGTGGTCGAAGCCAACGCGGTGTCCGACAACCCGTTGGTGTTCGCCGCCGAAGGCGATGTGATTTCCGGCGGTAACTTCCACGCCGAACCGGTGGCTATGGCCGCTGACAACATGGCGTTGGCCATCGCCGAAATCGGCTCGCTCAGTGAGCGCCGTATCTCGCTGATGATGGACAAGCACATGTCGCAACTGCCGCCGTTCCTGGTGGGCAATGGCGGCGTCAACTCCGGCTTCATGATTGCCCAGGTGACCGCCGCCGCGCTCGCCAGCGAGAACAAGGCGCTGGCCCACCCCCATAGCGTCGACAGCATCCCGACGTCCGCCAACCAGGAAGACCACGTGTCAATGGCCCCGGCTGCGGGCAAGCGCCTGTGGGAAATGGCCGAGAACACCCGCGGCATCCTCGCCGTCGAGTGGCTGGCCGCCTGCCAGGGCCTGGACCTGCGCGAAGGCTTGAAGACCTCGCCGAAGCTTGAACAGGCGCGGAGCATCCTGCGCGGCAAAGTGGCGTTCTATGACAAAGACCGCTTCTTCGCCCCGGACATCCTCGCCGCCAGCGAACTGCTCGCCAGCCGCTGCCTGAATGAGCTGGTGCCGGCCAAGTTGTTGCCGAGCCTGTAA
- the hutI gene encoding imidazolonepropionase produces the protein MKTLWQHCHVATMANGNYSIIEDAAMVTAGSLIQWIGPRSQVPTADYAQVHDLQGAWVTPGLIDCHTHAVFGGNRSGEFEQRLEGVSYAEIAAKGGGIASTVRATRAATEDELFASAQKRLRSLLRDGVTTVEIKSGYGLDLANERKMLRVARRLGDALPVSVRATCLAAHALPPEYKDRADDYIEHICNEMLPALAAEGLVDAVDAFCEYLAFSTEQVERVFKVAQQLGLPVKLHAEQLSSLHGSSLAARYHALSADHLEFMTEEDAIAMAASGTVAVLLPGAFYFLRETQLPPMDALRKHGVKIAIASDLNPGTSPALSVRLMLNMACTLFRMTPEEALAGATQHAATALGMGDTHGSLEVGKVADFVAWQIDRPADLAYWLGGELDKRVVRHGVDVTV, from the coding sequence ATGAAAACCCTTTGGCAACACTGCCACGTTGCAACCATGGCCAATGGTAACTACTCGATCATCGAGGATGCGGCCATGGTCACTGCCGGCTCACTCATCCAGTGGATCGGCCCGCGCAGCCAAGTGCCGACGGCAGACTACGCCCAGGTGCATGACCTGCAAGGCGCGTGGGTCACTCCCGGGCTGATCGACTGCCACACCCACGCGGTGTTTGGTGGCAATCGCAGTGGCGAATTCGAGCAGCGCCTTGAGGGCGTGAGCTATGCCGAGATCGCGGCCAAGGGCGGCGGTATCGCCAGTACCGTGCGTGCCACCCGTGCGGCGACAGAAGATGAACTGTTTGCCAGTGCTCAAAAGCGCCTGCGCAGCCTGTTGCGCGACGGCGTGACCACGGTGGAGATCAAGTCCGGCTACGGCCTGGACCTGGCCAACGAACGCAAGATGCTGCGCGTGGCCCGCCGCCTGGGCGATGCGCTGCCGGTCAGCGTGCGCGCCACCTGCCTGGCGGCCCACGCGTTGCCGCCGGAGTACAAGGACCGCGCCGACGACTACATCGAGCATATCTGCAACGAGATGCTGCCGGCCCTGGCGGCAGAAGGGCTGGTGGACGCCGTGGATGCCTTCTGCGAATACCTGGCGTTTTCCACCGAGCAGGTGGAGCGGGTGTTCAAGGTCGCCCAGCAACTCGGCCTGCCGGTGAAACTGCACGCCGAACAGCTGTCGTCGCTGCACGGCTCCAGCCTGGCGGCACGTTATCACGCGTTGTCGGCGGACCATCTGGAGTTCATGACCGAAGAAGACGCCATCGCCATGGCCGCGTCCGGCACCGTTGCCGTGTTGTTGCCGGGTGCGTTCTACTTCCTGCGCGAAACCCAACTGCCACCGATGGATGCGCTGCGCAAACACGGCGTGAAGATCGCCATCGCCAGCGACCTCAACCCCGGCACCTCGCCGGCACTGTCGGTGCGCCTGATGCTGAACATGGCCTGCACCCTGTTCCGCATGACCCCCGAAGAAGCCCTCGCGGGCGCCACCCAACATGCGGCTACCGCGCTGGGCATGGGCGATACCCATGGTTCGCTGGAAGTCGGCAAGGTCGCGGACTTTGTCGCCTGGCAGATTGATCGTCCCGCCGACTTGGCCTACTGGCTGGGCGGCGAGTTGGATAAACGCGTCGTGCGCCACGGCGTCGATGTCACTGTGTAA
- the hutH gene encoding histidine ammonia-lyase produces MSQATNITIADTPLHWQDVVAVARHGALLELSGQAWARIDNAQAIVQRIVTSGERAYGVNTGLGALCNVSLAGEQLSQLSRNTLLSHACGVGPVLSDEQTRAIICAAVINYSHGKSGLHPQVVRALLALLNHGITPQVPSQGSVGYLTHMAHVGVALLGVGMVSYRGQVVTAQEALQAEGLQPVVLGAKDGLCLVNGTPCMTGLSCLALADAHHLLQWADVIGAMSFEAQRGQIDAFDEEIIALKPHPGMQHVGRNLRALLDGSEVIASSQGIRTQDALSIRSIPQIHGAARDQVAHATRQIETELNSATDNPLLLGTPGNYRVVSQANPHGQSVALAADLLAIAMAEIGSVAERRLDRLINPHVSGLPAFLVSNPGVNSGMMIVQYVAASLCGQNRQLAQPAVLDNFVTSGLQEDHLSMGTNAALKLHQLLANVTQILAIEYLLAAQAFEFLKDQRFGAGTDSAWRLLREVVPAYEQDRWLAPDIAAAAKLLKDTALPNLH; encoded by the coding sequence ATGTCCCAGGCAACAAACATCACCATCGCCGACACGCCCCTGCACTGGCAGGACGTCGTCGCCGTCGCCCGCCACGGCGCTTTGCTCGAACTTTCGGGCCAGGCCTGGGCGCGCATCGACAACGCCCAGGCCATCGTGCAGCGCATCGTCACCAGTGGTGAACGCGCCTATGGCGTGAACACCGGCCTGGGCGCGCTGTGCAATGTGTCGCTGGCGGGCGAGCAACTCAGCCAGCTGTCGCGCAACACCTTGCTCAGCCATGCCTGCGGCGTCGGCCCGGTGCTCAGCGATGAGCAGACCCGCGCAATCATCTGCGCCGCCGTGATCAACTACAGCCACGGCAAATCCGGCCTGCATCCGCAGGTGGTACGTGCGTTGCTGGCGCTGCTCAATCACGGCATCACGCCGCAAGTGCCGTCCCAGGGCTCGGTGGGTTACCTGACCCACATGGCCCATGTCGGCGTGGCGCTGCTGGGTGTCGGCATGGTGAGTTATCGCGGCCAGGTCGTGACCGCGCAAGAGGCCTTGCAGGCCGAAGGTTTGCAGCCCGTGGTGCTCGGCGCGAAAGACGGCCTGTGCCTGGTCAACGGCACGCCGTGCATGACCGGCCTGAGCTGCCTGGCCTTGGCTGATGCCCACCACCTGCTGCAATGGGCCGACGTGATCGGCGCCATGAGTTTCGAAGCCCAGCGCGGTCAAATCGATGCATTTGATGAAGAAATCATCGCCCTCAAGCCGCACCCCGGCATGCAGCACGTCGGTCGCAACCTGCGGGCGTTGCTCGACGGCAGTGAAGTGATCGCCAGCAGCCAAGGCATTCGCACCCAGGACGCGCTGAGCATCCGCTCGATCCCGCAGATCCACGGCGCGGCGCGTGACCAGGTGGCGCACGCCACGCGCCAGATCGAGACCGAACTCAACAGCGCCACCGACAACCCGTTGCTGCTCGGCACGCCGGGCAACTACCGCGTGGTGTCCCAGGCCAACCCCCACGGCCAGTCCGTCGCCTTGGCCGCCGACCTGCTCGCCATTGCCATGGCCGAGATCGGCTCGGTGGCCGAGCGCCGCCTGGACCGTTTGATCAACCCGCATGTCAGTGGCTTGCCGGCATTCCTGGTGAGCAACCCTGGGGTCAACTCCGGGATGATGATCGTGCAGTACGTCGCCGCGTCCTTGTGTGGGCAAAACCGCCAGCTCGCGCAACCTGCGGTGCTCGATAATTTCGTCACCTCGGGCCTGCAGGAAGATCACCTGAGCATGGGCACCAACGCCGCGCTCAAGCTGCATCAACTGCTGGCCAACGTTACCCAGATTCTTGCCATCGAATACTTGTTGGCGGCCCAGGCCTTTGAATTCTTGAAGGACCAGCGCTTCGGCGCAGGCACTGACAGCGCGTGGCGTTTGCTGCGTGAAGTGGTCCCCGCGTACGAGCAGGACCGCTGGCTGGCGCCGGATATCGCGGCCGCCGCCAAGTTGCTCAAAGACACCGCGTTACCGAATTTGCACTGA